The following are encoded in a window of Kitasatospora fiedleri genomic DNA:
- a CDS encoding lanthionine synthetase C family protein → MGVPPDRDRLAEIVEHTVARCVAQAHRIADPARADRSGVPTPLDVYGGSSGLGLELLQHLHRPGVPAAVAALADWTARQNRTLPPGFYCGRAGVDLFLTAAGAAAGTPPPERATDRPDLRNLPGLPDLPDLPEQRPGGGPPEADLIDGVAGTGLGHLLLARLLATATATAAAATAADRHLAAATACRDRLTTGRARLTPPAVPRPGDAALTRGIAHGDAGVAHFLLAHARATGDPDSRRHAARACARLAEAVPALLTAAARPGATRRYGSWCRGLAGIGAVLARAAEQLDVPAHRALAERCARACLALAPRMPLVTQCCGLAGVGDLMLELAPGATEFHTAAGTVATLVLARSAGPATHPVFPDAGLLRESFGHATGTTGVLSFLRRLHSPGGPPLGVFP, encoded by the coding sequence GTGGGGGTCCCGCCCGACCGGGACCGGCTGGCGGAGATCGTCGAGCACACCGTCGCCCGCTGCGTCGCCCAGGCCCACCGGATAGCCGACCCGGCGCGCGCCGACCGCTCCGGCGTCCCCACCCCGCTCGACGTCTACGGCGGGAGTTCCGGTCTCGGTCTGGAACTCCTCCAGCACCTGCACCGCCCCGGCGTCCCGGCCGCCGTCGCCGCGCTCGCCGACTGGACGGCCCGCCAGAACCGCACGCTCCCGCCCGGGTTCTACTGCGGGCGGGCCGGTGTCGACCTGTTCCTGACCGCCGCCGGGGCCGCCGCCGGGACCCCGCCCCCGGAACGTGCGACGGACCGGCCGGACCTGCGGAACCTGCCGGGTCTGCCGGACCTGCCGGACCTGCCGGAGCAACGCCCCGGCGGCGGACCGCCGGAGGCCGACCTGATCGACGGCGTCGCCGGGACCGGCCTCGGCCACCTGCTCCTGGCCCGCCTCCTCGCGACCGCCACCGCCACCGCCGCCGCCGCCACCGCCGCCGACCGGCACCTCGCCGCCGCCACCGCCTGCCGCGACCGACTGACCACCGGCCGCGCCCGCCTCACCCCGCCCGCCGTACCGCGCCCCGGCGACGCCGCCCTCACCCGGGGGATCGCCCACGGCGACGCGGGCGTCGCCCACTTCCTGCTCGCGCACGCCCGCGCCACCGGCGACCCGGACTCCCGGCGCCACGCCGCCCGGGCCTGCGCACGCCTCGCCGAGGCCGTCCCCGCACTGCTCACCGCCGCCGCCCGACCCGGCGCCACCCGACGCTACGGCTCCTGGTGCCGAGGGCTGGCCGGGATCGGCGCCGTGCTGGCCCGCGCCGCCGAACAGCTCGACGTCCCCGCCCACCGCGCCCTCGCCGAACGGTGCGCCCGCGCCTGCCTGGCGCTGGCCCCGCGCATGCCACTGGTCACCCAGTGCTGCGGCCTCGCCGGAGTGGGCGACCTGATGCTCGAACTCGCCCCCGGAGCAACGGAGTTCCACACCGCCGCAGGAACTGTCGCCACCCTCGTCCTGGCCCGCTCGGCCGGCCCCGCCACCCACCCGGTCTTCCCCGACGCCGGCCTGCTCCGCGAGTCCTTCGGCCACGCCACCGGCACCACCGGCGTCCTCTCCTTCCTCCGCCGCCTGCACTCCCCCGGCGGCCCCCCGCTCGGCGTCTTCCCCTGA
- a CDS encoding nuclear transport factor 2 family protein yields MDEKLDGTLVARMREYLAAGAATDLEALEALYDEEFENLRIDEAGQVARLTKAHFMARFRALAARGEAVGGSTEDVRFLATTRHGDQGTVVVHRCEDGVPARYTFVWRWADGRWATLLREFTFERDVTPLLRMMAAAAGDAG; encoded by the coding sequence ATGGACGAGAAGCTGGACGGGACGCTGGTCGCGCGGATGCGGGAGTACCTGGCGGCGGGCGCGGCGACGGATCTGGAGGCGTTGGAGGCGCTGTACGACGAGGAGTTCGAGAACCTCCGGATCGACGAGGCGGGCCAGGTGGCGCGGCTGACGAAGGCGCACTTCATGGCCCGGTTCCGGGCCCTGGCCGCCCGCGGCGAGGCGGTCGGCGGCAGCACCGAGGACGTCCGGTTCCTGGCCACCACCCGGCACGGCGACCAGGGCACGGTCGTCGTGCACCGCTGCGAGGACGGCGTGCCGGCCCGCTACACCTTCGTCTGGCGCTGGGCGGACGGCCGATGGGCCACCCTGCTGCGGGAGTTCACCTTCGAGCGGGACGTCACACCCCTGCTGCGGATGATGGCGGCGGCGGCCGGAGACGCGGGGTGA
- a CDS encoding amidase: protein MEKWTHATAEELTAALRSGEVSSVELTEDAIGRIEREDGALNAICVPDFERARDAAREADRARARGEERPLLGIPVTVKESYNVAGLPTSWGMPQFRDHVPAEDALPVARVRAAGAVVLGKTNVPLGLQDIQTFNEIHGTTTNPWDRTRTCGGSSGGSAVALAAGFGALSLGTDLAGSLRTPAHFCGVYAHKPTLHLVPTRGMVPPSAPALPADIDLAVAGPMARSARDLSLLLDVMAGPDPLTGGLAHTLRLPAARHDRLRDFRVLVLDEHPFIPTGADVRAGLARVADALTAGGARVERHSPLLPDLADAAELYTLLLFSGRTAHFPTGLQSELAARAAGLSEDDHSLDAARLRGMTLSHRDWLAADHRRELHRHGWREFFAEFDAVVAPITPTPAFPHDHDPDLMRRRITVDGTDHPYFDQLVWAGLATMPGLPATAVPTGPSAGGLPVGVQLIGPMYEDRTPLRLAELLEERLGGFRAPH from the coding sequence ATGGAGAAGTGGACGCACGCGACAGCGGAAGAACTGACGGCGGCCCTGCGGTCCGGGGAGGTCAGCTCGGTGGAGCTGACCGAGGACGCGATCGGCCGGATCGAACGGGAGGACGGGGCGCTGAACGCGATCTGCGTGCCGGACTTCGAGCGGGCCCGGGACGCCGCCCGGGAGGCCGACCGGGCCCGGGCGCGGGGGGAGGAGCGGCCGCTGCTGGGCATCCCGGTGACGGTCAAGGAGTCGTACAACGTGGCGGGCCTGCCCACGAGTTGGGGCATGCCGCAGTTCCGGGACCACGTCCCGGCCGAGGACGCCCTGCCGGTGGCCCGGGTCAGGGCGGCGGGCGCGGTGGTGCTCGGCAAGACCAACGTGCCGCTCGGGCTGCAGGACATCCAGACCTTCAACGAGATCCACGGCACCACCACCAACCCGTGGGACCGCACCCGCACCTGCGGCGGCTCCTCCGGCGGCTCGGCCGTCGCCCTGGCCGCCGGGTTCGGCGCGCTGTCGCTGGGCACCGACCTCGCCGGTTCGCTGCGCACCCCCGCCCACTTCTGCGGCGTCTACGCGCACAAGCCCACCCTGCACTTGGTGCCCACCCGCGGCATGGTCCCGCCGTCGGCCCCCGCGCTGCCCGCCGACATCGACCTGGCCGTCGCCGGGCCGATGGCCCGCTCGGCCCGCGACCTGTCCCTGCTGCTCGACGTGATGGCCGGGCCCGACCCGCTGACCGGCGGCCTGGCGCACACCCTGCGCCTGCCGGCCGCCCGGCACGACCGGCTGCGCGACTTCCGGGTCCTGGTCCTGGACGAGCACCCGTTCATCCCGACCGGCGCCGACGTCCGCGCGGGCCTCGCCCGGGTCGCCGACGCGCTCACCGCGGGCGGCGCCCGGGTCGAGCGGCACAGCCCGCTGCTGCCCGACCTCGCCGACGCCGCCGAGCTCTACACCCTGCTGCTGTTCTCCGGCCGCACCGCCCACTTCCCCACCGGCCTGCAGAGCGAACTGGCCGCCCGCGCGGCCGGGTTGAGCGAGGACGACCACAGTCTGGACGCCGCCCGGCTGCGCGGCATGACGCTCTCCCACCGCGACTGGCTGGCCGCCGACCACCGCCGCGAACTGCACCGCCACGGCTGGCGGGAGTTCTTCGCCGAGTTCGACGCCGTGGTCGCCCCGATCACCCCCACCCCGGCCTTCCCGCACGACCACGACCCCGACCTGATGCGCCGCCGGATCACCGTCGACGGCACCGACCACCCCTACTTCGACCAGCTGGTCTGGGCCGGGCTCGCCACCATGCCGGGCCTGCCCGCCACCGCCGTCCCCACCGGCCCCTCCGCCGGGGGCCTCCCGGTCGGCGTCCAGCTGATCGGCCCGATGTACGAGGACCGCACCCCGCTGCGCCTGGCCGAACTCCTGGAGGAACGGCTCGGCGGCTTCCGTGCACCGCACTAA
- a CDS encoding sigma-70 family RNA polymerase sigma factor, which yields MPHTRRSGPDAATVAAARAGDRQALEHLVAQSLPLVYNIVGRALNGHADTDDVVQETLLRTVRGLPDLRDPAAFRSWLVAIAVRQVRNRQQDRAAALDRSARLEEAEAIPDPALDFAGLTVLRLGLTEQRREIAEATRWLDPDDRELLALWWLKETGELEQADLVAALGLSSGHAAVRTGRMKKQLDLSRLLVRALAADPRCPGLAETAATWDGTPGPLWRKRLARHVRDCERCTGGRSELLPAERLLYGLPLLAVPPSLDSARILAALALDGTHPGAPSDPAGPSGPAGDGPSGSSGSSGSSGGAPGGQRPRRGSGHRRPRSARTKPLLSKPVLGGVAAVALVAAAVLTGAELVPGQGAAPAAAPVPAGAVAPPTAAEATALPVLDGTSPSPSPSDSPSPSDSSLPSDSSSPSSSPSGSASASASVSASSPAAAPAQQNPVATSARKGVGVWSFTGVNQALAASGAGWYYTWAPQHPGITTPASASFVPMIWGASSVTDAALAQARANGPYLLGFNEPDMAAQSNMTVDQALELWPKLMQAGQTLGSPAVAYGADTPGGWLDRFMTGAAAKGYRVDFITLHWYGGDFRTPQAVQQLTSYLEAVHQRYHKPIWLTEYALIDFSQGTRFPTADQQAAFVTASTKALDALPYLQRYAWFGLGADPAKLSSGLFTDGTTATAAGRAYQAAR from the coding sequence ATGCCGCACACCAGACGCAGTGGACCCGACGCCGCAACGGTGGCGGCGGCGCGCGCCGGGGACCGGCAGGCGCTGGAACACCTGGTGGCCCAGAGCCTGCCGCTGGTCTACAACATCGTCGGCCGCGCGCTGAACGGCCACGCCGACACCGACGACGTCGTACAGGAGACGCTGTTGCGCACGGTCCGCGGACTGCCCGACCTGCGGGACCCGGCCGCCTTCCGGTCCTGGTTGGTGGCCATCGCCGTCCGGCAGGTCCGCAACCGCCAGCAGGACCGGGCCGCGGCCCTCGACCGGTCCGCCCGGCTGGAGGAGGCCGAGGCGATACCGGACCCCGCGCTCGACTTCGCCGGGCTGACCGTCCTGCGCCTGGGCCTCACCGAACAGCGCCGCGAGATCGCCGAGGCCACCCGCTGGCTCGACCCCGACGACCGCGAACTGCTCGCGCTCTGGTGGCTCAAGGAGACCGGCGAACTCGAACAGGCCGACCTGGTCGCCGCGCTCGGCCTCAGCTCCGGCCACGCCGCCGTCCGGACCGGCCGGATGAAGAAGCAACTGGACCTCTCCCGCCTGCTGGTGCGCGCCCTGGCCGCCGACCCGCGCTGCCCCGGACTGGCCGAGACCGCCGCCACCTGGGACGGCACCCCCGGCCCGCTGTGGCGCAAGCGCCTGGCCCGGCACGTGCGCGACTGCGAACGCTGCACCGGCGGACGCAGCGAACTGCTCCCCGCCGAACGGCTGCTGTACGGCCTGCCGCTGCTGGCCGTCCCGCCGAGCCTCGACTCGGCCCGCATCCTCGCCGCGCTCGCCCTGGACGGCACGCACCCCGGCGCGCCCTCCGATCCTGCCGGTCCCTCCGGCCCGGCCGGTGACGGCCCGTCCGGTTCCTCCGGTTCCTCCGGCTCCTCCGGCGGCGCTCCGGGCGGGCAGCGGCCCCGGCGGGGCTCCGGCCACCGGCGGCCGCGCTCCGCCCGGACGAAGCCGCTGCTCTCCAAGCCGGTGCTGGGCGGGGTGGCGGCGGTGGCGCTGGTGGCCGCCGCCGTCCTGACCGGGGCCGAGCTGGTGCCGGGGCAGGGCGCCGCCCCGGCGGCGGCGCCCGTACCGGCCGGGGCCGTCGCGCCGCCCACGGCCGCCGAGGCGACGGCGCTGCCGGTCCTCGACGGAACGTCACCGTCGCCCTCGCCGTCCGACTCGCCCTCGCCGTCCGACTCGTCCTTGCCGTCCGACTCGTCCTCGCCTTCGTCCTCGCCGTCCGGCTCCGCGTCGGCGTCGGCGTCCGTGTCCGCGTCGTCCCCCGCGGCCGCCCCGGCGCAGCAGAACCCCGTCGCCACCTCCGCGCGCAAGGGCGTCGGCGTGTGGTCCTTCACCGGGGTGAACCAGGCGCTCGCCGCCTCCGGCGCGGGCTGGTACTACACCTGGGCCCCGCAGCACCCCGGCATCACCACGCCCGCCTCGGCTTCCTTCGTCCCGATGATCTGGGGCGCGTCCTCGGTCACCGACGCCGCCCTCGCCCAGGCCCGCGCCAACGGCCCCTACCTGCTCGGGTTCAACGAGCCCGACATGGCCGCCCAGTCGAACATGACGGTCGACCAGGCGCTGGAGCTGTGGCCGAAGCTGATGCAGGCCGGGCAGACCCTGGGCAGCCCGGCCGTCGCGTACGGGGCCGACACGCCCGGCGGCTGGCTGGACCGCTTCATGACCGGCGCCGCCGCCAAGGGCTACCGGGTCGACTTCATCACGCTGCACTGGTACGGCGGTGACTTCCGCACCCCGCAGGCCGTCCAGCAGCTGACCTCCTACCTGGAGGCGGTCCACCAGCGCTACCACAAGCCGATCTGGCTCACCGAGTACGCCCTGATCGACTTCTCCCAGGGCACCCGCTTTCCGACCGCCGACCAGCAGGCCGCCTTCGTCACCGCCTCCACCAAGGCCCTCGACGCGCTGCCCTACCTCCAGCGCTACGCCTGGTTCGGCCTCGGCGCGGACCCGGCGAAGCTCAGCAGCGGCCTGTTCACCGACGGGACGACCGCCACCGCCGCCGGACGCGCGTACCAGGCCGCCCGCTGA